The proteins below are encoded in one region of Sinorhizobium meliloti:
- a CDS encoding FAD/NAD(P)-binding protein: protein MTVLGLFADRSATAASSSKPLIAIVGRGFSGIMMAIALMKSMRGSFHLTMYDPHPSINGGQAFSAAQRCEILNSRVRDLSVAAGQPDDFNDWLCANDEFRTAVPAAIPGFRQIFVPKGIFSDYVHQRFSEALARRSDITVRFSHEQVTGLRKLASGRFSLVRDGGHDACDIVILATGFGVHPRDLEVSDEERPLMRTRRLVDPRHAVLLGSGIRVVDQLFQMRDNGYAGKVTLVSRHGFLPQAHTQLAAAPSFPVDPMPQGLRRIVRFVRQACAEAEAKGQSWQSAMNGLRRRARSLWQSLSAQEKRQFNRHLRAIYDSHRNRLPAAVHARLQQELAEGRTVLRRGRAGRRLPEGIMVRWAGQHAEELLRADQVIECRCSAPDLGTPLLRSLFAGGLAEPDELELGIAVSPTGEVLSPCGRTPNLFAIGPLGLGSLPDIDLVPEIVTQTYAAARLIATGKRLALKAG from the coding sequence ATGACCGTTCTTGGATTGTTTGCCGACAGGTCAGCGACGGCCGCCTCGTCCTCGAAGCCGTTGATTGCGATCGTCGGCCGTGGATTTTCCGGCATCATGATGGCGATCGCGCTAATGAAGTCGATGCGGGGATCGTTCCACCTCACCATGTACGACCCGCATCCATCGATCAACGGCGGCCAGGCCTTTTCCGCGGCGCAGCGCTGCGAGATTCTCAACAGCCGGGTGCGCGACCTCTCGGTCGCGGCCGGCCAGCCCGACGATTTCAACGACTGGCTTTGCGCCAATGATGAGTTCCGAACAGCCGTTCCGGCGGCAATCCCGGGCTTTCGGCAGATTTTCGTGCCGAAAGGCATCTTCAGCGACTACGTGCATCAGCGCTTTTCCGAGGCGCTTGCCCGACGTTCCGACATCACCGTGAGGTTCTCCCACGAGCAGGTCACAGGCTTGCGGAAACTCGCAAGTGGTCGCTTCAGCCTTGTGCGCGACGGCGGACATGACGCATGCGACATCGTCATTCTTGCAACGGGCTTCGGCGTGCATCCACGCGACCTCGAGGTTTCTGACGAGGAGCGACCGCTTATGCGGACGCGCCGCCTCGTCGACCCGCGCCACGCGGTCCTGCTCGGCAGCGGCATTCGCGTGGTCGACCAGCTTTTCCAGATGCGCGATAACGGTTATGCGGGAAAAGTCACGCTCGTTTCGCGCCACGGCTTCCTGCCGCAGGCGCATACGCAGCTCGCAGCAGCCCCGAGTTTCCCCGTCGATCCGATGCCGCAGGGCCTGCGCCGGATCGTTCGGTTCGTGCGTCAGGCCTGCGCCGAAGCCGAAGCGAAGGGGCAAAGCTGGCAGTCTGCCATGAACGGCCTGCGCCGGCGGGCGCGCTCGCTCTGGCAATCGCTCTCGGCGCAGGAAAAGCGGCAGTTCAACCGTCACCTGCGGGCCATCTACGACAGCCACAGAAACCGCCTCCCGGCGGCTGTCCACGCGCGGCTGCAGCAGGAACTTGCCGAGGGGCGGACCGTGCTTCGCCGCGGGCGGGCGGGGCGGCGACTGCCGGAAGGCATCATGGTGCGCTGGGCGGGCCAGCATGCCGAGGAACTGCTCAGGGCCGATCAGGTGATCGAATGCCGCTGTTCCGCCCCGGACCTTGGTACGCCGTTGCTCCGGAGTCTTTTTGCGGGCGGGCTTGCCGAACCCGATGAACTCGAGCTCGGCATAGCGGTCAGTCCGACGGGAGAAGTCTTGAGCCCGTGTGGACGCACGCCGAACCTCTTCGCGATCGGTCCGCTCGGATTGGGGAGCCTGCCCGACATCGACCTCGTACCTGAGATCGTCACCCAGACCTATGCGGCAGCAAGGCTTATCGCGACAGGCAAGCGACTGGCGCTGAAAGCCGGATAG
- a CDS encoding SfnB family sulfur acquisition oxidoreductase, which produces MGNISQFAGKTKPTPHRIESEEEALAIARELALRFSDRASERDLERVLPHDELDQLAQSGLLAISIPSEYEGIDVSNVVLAEITAILSEADSSIGQIPQGHFYVLEALRQHATEEQKQFFFGRAMAGDRFGSALSESGDKIIGDEKTRITGNGAGYRINGRKQYCTGVLFADWLAISALDAADRMTMSFVPRAADGVRIIDDWDSFGQRVTGSGTAVLEKVHVDLGSVVPHHRGFERPNTVGSVGQIIHAGVDLGIARAAFRETLDLVRDAAVAKGNGMERASEDALTTARVGEVAIRLEAATALIEHAGRKVDTAQVDPTEEHAVEASLSVTAAKVLAAEAALEAANALFDLVGSASAKVALNLDRYWRNARAHALQDPVRWKHHLVGNYHLKGVKPRGGLL; this is translated from the coding sequence ATGGGGAACATCTCGCAATTCGCCGGAAAGACCAAGCCGACGCCGCACCGCATCGAGAGCGAGGAAGAGGCCCTGGCGATTGCAAGGGAGTTGGCGCTCCGGTTCTCCGATCGCGCCAGCGAGCGCGACCTGGAGCGCGTCCTTCCTCACGACGAACTCGACCAGTTGGCCCAATCGGGGCTGCTGGCGATCAGCATTCCATCGGAATACGAGGGCATCGACGTCTCCAACGTCGTGCTTGCCGAGATCACGGCGATCCTGTCGGAGGCCGACAGCTCCATTGGTCAGATCCCGCAAGGCCACTTTTACGTCCTCGAGGCGCTGCGTCAGCATGCCACCGAAGAGCAGAAACAGTTCTTCTTCGGTCGCGCCATGGCAGGGGACCGCTTCGGCAGCGCACTTTCGGAAAGCGGCGACAAGATCATCGGCGACGAGAAAACCCGGATCACCGGGAATGGCGCGGGCTACCGCATCAACGGCCGGAAGCAATATTGTACGGGCGTTCTCTTCGCCGACTGGCTCGCGATCTCCGCGCTCGACGCCGCCGACCGCATGACCATGTCATTCGTTCCGCGCGCAGCGGACGGCGTCCGGATCATCGACGACTGGGACAGTTTCGGACAGCGCGTCACCGGCAGCGGCACCGCGGTCCTTGAGAAAGTTCATGTGGATCTCGGTTCTGTCGTGCCGCATCACCGCGGCTTCGAGCGACCGAACACGGTCGGTTCCGTCGGCCAGATCATCCATGCCGGCGTCGATCTCGGAATCGCGCGGGCGGCCTTCCGGGAGACCCTCGATCTCGTCCGAGACGCGGCAGTTGCCAAGGGCAACGGCATGGAGCGGGCATCGGAGGATGCTTTGACGACCGCCAGGGTCGGCGAAGTCGCAATACGCCTCGAGGCGGCCACCGCGCTCATCGAGCATGCCGGTCGCAAGGTCGATACCGCTCAGGTCGATCCGACCGAGGAACACGCGGTCGAAGCCAGCCTCTCGGTTACCGCCGCCAAGGTCCTTGCCGCCGAGGCCGCACTGGAGGCAGCCAATGCGCTTTTCGATCTCGTCGGCTCCGCCTCTGCCAAAGTCGCGCTCAATCTCGACCGCTATTGGCGCAACGCCCGCGCCCACGCACTGCAGGACCCGGTGCGCTGGAAACATCACCTCGTCGGCAACTACCACCTCAAGGGCGTAAAGCCGCGCGGCGGGCTGCTGTGA
- a CDS encoding RrF2 family transcriptional regulator, which yields MLTKKGKYGLKAMVDLAQLQPGETAFITEIALRNNLPKKFLDTIMLELRNAGFLRSKKGPGGGYALARPASEIRVGQVIRTLDGPLAPIRCASRTAYEVCDDCSDPETCHVRRSMIVVRDAVADILDNMTLAQFAASEREAAVAPLLSEAG from the coding sequence ATGCTGACAAAAAAAGGAAAGTACGGTTTGAAGGCGATGGTCGATCTTGCCCAGCTTCAGCCGGGCGAAACGGCTTTCATCACGGAAATCGCCCTTCGCAACAACTTGCCGAAGAAGTTTCTCGACACGATCATGCTCGAACTCAGGAATGCCGGCTTTCTTCGCTCGAAGAAAGGCCCGGGCGGCGGCTACGCGCTGGCGCGGCCCGCATCCGAGATCCGCGTCGGTCAGGTGATCCGGACGCTCGACGGGCCGCTGGCGCCGATCCGCTGTGCGAGCCGCACGGCCTATGAAGTCTGCGACGACTGTTCGGACCCGGAAACCTGTCACGTGCGCCGTTCGATGATCGTCGTGCGCGATGCCGTGGCCGACATCCTCGACAACATGACGCTCGCGCAATTTGCAGCAAGCGAGAGAGAGGCCGCCGTAGCCCCGCTTCTCAGCGAAGCGGGCTGA